One window from the genome of Drosophila albomicans strain 15112-1751.03 chromosome 2L, ASM965048v2, whole genome shotgun sequence encodes:
- the LOC117564234 gene encoding rap guanine nucleotide exchange factor 2 isoform X2, which translates to MDPYHHIRHHYPPSSTAGPTLLGGNGSSSNNNNGSTTASTAAINRPELHQKCNRGSHSSDTSSAYSGSDTMASVYGSSLEAEEIDLSGLVESVVDSDEEDLAESMDSLNVRDAVRDCLEKDPSERSEDDVEILLEFTQGLKAFTNITLAVRRALCSVMVFAVVDKAGTVVMSDGEELDSWSVLINGAVEIEHANGTREELQMGDSFGILPTMDKLYHRGVMRTKCDDCQFVCITQTDYYRIQHQGEENTRRHEDDNGRIVMVTELRSIGGSGAESHTAATTGATAPANLNTKRGHVVIRGTPDRLLQQLVEENSMTDPTYVEDFLLTHRIFIQNPQEVTSKLLHWFDLEQLDTHKTQELRDRVTRVVLLWVNNHFTDFEADHEMMEFLEIFEAGLERKKLLSQLRLLHIACAAKARMRSCILTRSSRDEALNFQIIGGYELRGVAAATGNASVGIYISHVEAGSKAQDVGLKRGDQIHEVNGQSLDHVTSKRALELLTGTTHLSIQVKSNLLGFKEIMQALEHGSGSSAGGGGISSTGSGSFKSLRSPRRICANDIAKLHGRSDSTTEELSNRAHMVRLSSVDMLLDQPDCAPPQTPPVGGGSSGGGNLASNFMQQLLQSVNSNSAKKCTAEDGKPGGFMTLAPKRRLQKALAKMKLLNNQQQQQPHATGSGLNDSSDTLLNEPQCKAKLSAASSGSSSCNSTSNGNCNSAGRLYQSQSNPDLSSLNYDNGSEPSATLQVNYLQANLHRPSAASTLTASSMLPPDYPEHVLKVYKSDQTCKYVLIYKETTAHEVVMLTLQEFGIHDPSSNFSLCEVSVGEGGMVKQRRLPDQLQNLAERISFAARYYLKLNDSTEPLVPDELALELVRESGVHFLQLNAYELAIQLTLQDFANFRQIESTEYIDELFELQSKYGVPMLSKFSELVNREMFWVVSEICAEHNIVRRMKIVKQFIKIARHCKECRNFNSMFAIISGLGHGAVSRLRLTWEKLPSKYQRLFNDLQDLMDPSRNMSKYRQLVSAELIAQHPIIPFYPIVKKDLTFIHLGNDTRVDGLINFEKLRMLSKEVRLLTHMCSSPYDLLAILELKGQTPSNALFSLNQMSASQSNAAAGTVIAANAGQATIKRRKKSTAAPNPKKMFEEAQMVRRVKAYLNSLKILSDEDLLHKLSLECEPPHGSTYSGSISHGNSSHRSAGSGSIGGGGSGQGTGSIHNAGGDQLSIYSHTSSSSAPNSSLSLRKRHPSSPTLSTTSSTSSTSDHQRRQQLHNNGPKFGTASPQAVKKMLSLSESSKIRPHQPFVPRHSSALPGVIPPLHHLHAAHGFSTPSGPGGVTAASAAAGVVNAQCTPSPSPCAHRRLASGGNIMPTRAIHERSHSDTPAPPPLPSVDLSLESSSVTTFRDLPLRKSVTSGGPPNFMDSTKCTICPMPPMNQ; encoded by the exons ATGGATCCATATCATCATATCAGACATCAT TATCCACCCAGTAGCACAGCCGGGCCAACGTTGCTcggcggcaacggcagcagcagcaacaacaacaacggcagcaccACAGCAAGCACAGCGGCAATCAATCGACCGGAATTGCATCAAAAATGCAATCGAGGATCGCACTCAAGTGACACAAGTTCAGCGTACAGCGGCAGCGATACAATGGCCTCTGTATATGGTTCATCGCTGGAGGCCGAGGAGATTGATCTCTCCGGCCTCGTTGAGTCCGTGGTGGACTCCGATGAAGAGGATCTTGCCGAGAGCATGGAT AGTCTCAATGTACGCGACGCTGTAAGAGATTGTTTGGAGAAGGATCCATCGGAGCGCAGCGAGGATGATGTGGAAATACTGCTGGAATTCACGCAAGGCCTCAAGGCATTCACCAACATTACGTTGGCCGTGCGTCGTGCCCTCTGTTCTGTGATGGTGTTTGCTGTCGTGGACAAAGCGGGCACCGTTGTCATGTCCGATGGCGAAGAGTTGGATTCGTGGTCGGTGCTCATTAATGGTGCCGTGGAGATTGAGCATGCGAATGGCACACGCGAAGAGCTGCAAATGGGCGATTCATTTGGCATATTGCCCACCATGGATAAGCTGTATCATCGTGGTGTGATGCGCACCAAGTGCGACGATTGCCAATTTGTGTGCATTACTCAAACGGATTACTATCGCATTCAGCATCAGGGCGAAGAGAATACACGACGGCACGAAGACGACAATGGTCGTATTGTTATGGTCACCGAACTACGTTCGATTGGCGGCAGCGGTGCGGAGAGTCACACAGCTGCCACAACTGGGGCAACAGCCCCAGCGAATTTGAATACAAAGCGTGGTCACGTTGTGATTCGTGGCACGCCGGATCGACTTTTGCAGCAGCTCGTGGAGGAGAATTCTATGACGGATCCCACGTATGTGGAGGACTTTCTGCTCACGCATCGCATCTTCATACAGAATCCCCAGGAGGTGACCAGCAAATTGCTGCATTGGTTCGATCTGGAGCAGCTGGACACGCACAAGACGCAGGAGTTGCGAGATCGCGTCACACGCGTCGTTTTGTTGTGGGTCAACAATCATTTCACCGACTTTGAGGCGGATCACGAGATGATGGAGTTTCTGGAGATCTTTGAGGCCGGTCTAGAGCGCAAGAAGCTACTCAGCCAGCTGCGTTTGTTGCACATTGCGTGTGCCGCCAAAGCGCGCATGCGCAGTTGCATCTTGACACGTTCCTCGCGCGATGAAGCCCTCAACTTTCAAATCATTGGTGGATACGAGTTGCGTGGTGTTGCCGCAGCCACTGGAAATGCCTCGGTGGGCATTTATATATCGCACGTGGAGGCAGGCTCAAAGGCTCAGGATGTGGGCCTCAAACGTGGCGATCAAATCCATGAAGTCAACGGCCAGTCGCTGGATCATGTGACCAGCAAGCGTGCACTGGAGCTGCTAACGGGCACCACGCATCTGAGCATACAGGTGAAGAGCAATCTGCTGGGCTTTAAGGAGATTATGCAGGCGCTGGAGcatggcagcggcagcagtgCTGGAGGCGGTGGCATCAGCTCAACTGGCAGCGGCAGCTTCAAAAGCTTGCGCAGTCCCCGACGCATTTGCGCCAACGATATTGCCAAGCTGCACGGACGCAGTGATAGCACCACCGAGGAGCTGAGCAATCGGGCGCACATGGTGCGTTTGAGTTCGGTGGACATGCTGCTTGATCAGCCCGATTGTGCGCCGCCACAGACGCCGCCAGTtggcggtggcagcagcgGAGGAGGCAACTTGGCGTCGAATTTCatgcaacaactgctgcagAGCGTCAACTCGAATTCGGCCAAGAAGTGCACCGCAGAGGATGGGAAACCAGGAGGCTTTATGACGCTGGCGCCGAAGCGGCGACTGCAAAAGGCTTTGGCCAAAATGAAACTACTCAataatcagcagcagcagcaaccgcatgCGACGGGAAGCGGCCTCAACGACAGCTCCGACACGCTGCTCAATGAGCCACAATGCAAAGCCAAGCTCTCCGCTGCCAGctccggcagcagcagctgcaactccaCCTCgaatggcaactgcaacagtgCAGGTCGCTTATATCAGTCACAATCGAATCCCGATCTGAGCAGTCTCAACTATGACAACGGCAGTGAACCCAGCGCCACGTTGCAAGTGAACTATTTGCAGGCGAATCTGCATCGTCCGTCGGCGGCCAGCACATTGACAGCCAGCTCGATGTTGCCTCCGGATTATCCTGAGCATGTGCTCAAGGTTTACAAGTCGGATCAGACCTGCAAGTACGTGCTCATCTACAAGGAGACGACGGCACACGAGGTGGTGATGTTGACGCTACAGGAGTTTGGCATACACGATCCCAGCTCCAACTTCTCGCTGTGCGAAGTCAGCGTGGGCGAAGGCGGCATGGTGAAGCAGCGTCGTCTGCCCGATCAGCTGCAGAATCTGGCCGAACGCATTAGCTTTGCAGCCCGCTACTATCTCAAGCTGAACGACAGCACGGAGCCGCTGGTGCCGGATGAATTGGCGCTGGAATTGGTGCGTGAATCTGGTGTGcactttttgcaattaaatgcctATGAGTTGGCCATTCAGTTGACGCTGCAGGACTTTGCCAACTTCCGGCAAATCGAGTCCACCGAGTACATTGATGAGCTCTTCGAGCTGCAGTCCAAATATGGCGTGCCCATGCTCAGTAAATTCTCGGAGCTGGTGAATCGCGAGATGTTCTGGGTGGTCAGCGAGATTTGTGCCGAGCACAATATTGTGCGACGCATGAAGATCGTCAAGCAATTCATCAAGATAGCGCGACACTGCAAGGAATGCCGTAATTTCAACTCCATGTTTGCCATCATCTCCGGTTTGGGACACGGCGCCGTCTCGCGGCTGCGTCTGACCTGGGAGAAGCTGCCGTCGAAGTATCAACGCTTGTTCAATGATCTACAGGATCTTATGGATCCGTCTCGCAACATGTCCAAGTACAGGCAACTAGTATCCGCTGAACTGATTGCCCAGCATCCCATCATCCCATTCTATCCGATTGTCAAGAAGGATCTGACCTTTATCCATCTCGGCAACGATACCCGTGTCGATGGTTTGATTAACTTCGAGAAGCTGCGCATGCTCTCCAAGGAGGTGCGACTGCTGACGCACATGTGCAGTTCACCCTACGATCTGTTGGCCATACTCGAGCTCAAGGGTCAGACGCCCTCGAATGCGCTCTTCTCCCTCAACCAGATGTCCGCATCGCAGAGCAACGCGGCTGCCGGCACTGTGATTGCCGCCAACGCGGGGCAGGCGACGATAAAGCGTCGCAAGAAGTCCACGGCGGCACCGAATCCCAAGAAAATGTTCGAGGAAGCGCAAATGGTGCGTCGGGTGAAGGCATATTTGAACAGTCTTAAAATACTCAGCGACGAGGATCTGCTGCACAAACTATCACTCGAATGCGAGCCACCACATGGCTCCACCTACTCGGGCAGCATTTCGCATGGCAACAGCTCGCATCGCAGTGCCGGTAGTGGCAGCATTGGCGGCGGAGGCAGTGGACAAGGCACTGGCAGCATTCACAATGCTGGCGGCGATCAGCTGAGCATTTACTCGCACACCAGCTCCAGCTCGGCACCAAACTCATCGCTTTCGCTGCGTAAACGCCATCCCAGCTCACCGACCCTTTCCACCACCAGCTCGACGAGCTCCACCAGCGATCATCAGCGTCGTCAGCAACTCCACAACAATGGTCCCAAGTTTGGCACTGCTTCGCCGCAGGCAGTCAAGAAGATGCTATCGCTATCCGAATCCTCGAAGATTCGACCGCATCAACCGTTTGTGCCGCGTCACAGCTCAGCTTTGCCGGGCGTCATTCCGCCGCTGCATCATCTGCATGCCGCTCATGGCTTCAGTACGCCGTCTGGTCCTGGAGGCGTCACAGCGGCGTCTGCCGCGGCTGGCGTCGTCAATGCACAGTGCACTCCCAGTCCCAGTCCGTGTGCTCACCGTCGTCTGGCATC